From the genome of Malus sylvestris chromosome 6, drMalSylv7.2, whole genome shotgun sequence, one region includes:
- the LOC126625293 gene encoding adenylate isopentenyltransferase 5, chloroplastic-like, whose translation MEPVHVNGSVHKKAKVVFIMGPTGCGKTKLSIDLATNYGGEVINSDKIQVYKGLDIVTNKATESEQRGIRHHLLGFVEDPVADFSVDEFRRRVQTSIDEITKRNCLPIIAGGSNSYIEALIEDPVIDFRNKYDCCFIWLDVSLPVLYNHVSKRVDEMVAAGLVDELREMFAPGVNYDGGIRRAIGAPEMHPYFMAEMNNNIVDDDKVRKEFLLKDGIWKTKENTCKLAERQVQKIKLLSDKWDIHRIDVTAVYENCGKEAVVAWETLVLKPSFTIVGGFLKKHG comes from the coding sequence ATGGAACCTGTGCATGTCAATGGTTCTGTCCACAAAAAGGCGAAGGTTGTTTTTATAATGGGTCCGACTGGGTGTGGAAAAACCAAACTTTCCATAGACCTAGCTACCAATTACGGGGGAGAAGTAATTAATTCGGACAAAATCCAAGTCTACAAAGGCCTGGACATTGTCACTAACAAAGCCACAGAATCTGAGCAACGAGGCATCCGTCATCACTTGCTAGGGTTCGTAGAAGACCCCGTAGCTGATTTCTCCGTTGATGAATTTCGTCGTCGTGTGcaaacttcaatcgatgagatCACAAAGCGTAACTGCCTCCCAATCATTGCTGGCGGATCCAACTCTTATATCGAGGCACTCATCGAAGATCCAGTGATTGATTTTCGAAATAAATATGATTGCTGTTTTATATGGCTTGATGTGTCGTTGCCTGTGCTATATAACCATGTGTCCAAAAGAGTTGACGAAATGGTGGCTGCAGGATTAGTGGATGAGCTTCGTGAAATGTTTGCTCCAGGGGTGAATTATGATGGTGGCATTCGCCGAGCAATCGGAGCTCCGGAGATGCATCCATACTTCATGGCTGAAATGAACAACAATATAGTAGACGATGACAAGGTTCGTAAGGAATTTCTGCTGAAAGATGGCAtttggaaaaccaaagaaaatactTGTAAACTTGCTGAACGCCAAGTGCAGAAAATTAAACTTCTCAGCGACAAATGGGATATTCATCGTATTGATGTCACTGCTGTGTATGAGAACTGTGGAAAGGAAGCTGTGGTTGCCTGGGAAACCTTGGTTTTAAAGCCAAGTTTCACCATTGTGGGTGGATTTTTGAAGAAACATGGTTGA